The following proteins come from a genomic window of Helicobacter sp. MIT 99-5507:
- the ung gene encoding uracil-DNA glycosylase → MQNIDVKIEDSWKENLKDEFQKEYFLKIREKYHQAIKVATILPPPKFIFYAFSLVKFDDVKVVILGQDPYHNIENNIPQAHGLSFSVPYGVNPPPSLKNIFKELNRDLGVKIPKCGNLSNWSKEGVLLLNSILSVEYKKPLSHSHFGWEIFTDKIIETLSQKKENLIFMLWGNYARSKKNLIDTSKHHILEAPHPSPLARGFIGCSHFSKCNEILKQNGIKEIDWNLS, encoded by the coding sequence ATGCAAAATATAGATGTAAAAATAGAAGATTCTTGGAAAGAAAACCTAAAAGATGAATTTCAAAAAGAATATTTTTTAAAGATTCGAGAAAAATATCATCAAGCAATTAAGGTTGCTACCATCTTACCACCACCAAAATTCATTTTTTATGCATTTTCATTAGTAAAATTTGACGATGTGAAAGTTGTGATTTTAGGACAAGATCCATATCATAATATAGAAAACAATATTCCTCAAGCACATGGATTATCTTTTAGTGTGCCTTATGGGGTAAATCCACCGCCATCTTTAAAAAATATTTTTAAAGAATTAAATAGAGATTTGGGGGTTAAAATACCAAAATGTGGGAATCTAAGTAATTGGAGCAAAGAAGGTGTATTATTACTAAATTCAATTCTTAGTGTTGAATATAAAAAACCTCTCTCACATTCTCATTTTGGCTGGGAGATTTTCACAGATAAAATTATTGAAACTCTCTCACAAAAAAAAGAGAATCTCATTTTTATGTTATGGGGAAATTATGCTAGAAGTAAGAAAAACTTGATTGATACTTCAAAGCATCATATACTAGAAGCCCCACACCCATCGCCACTTGCAAGGGGATTTATAGGTTGCTCACATTTTAGTAAATGCAATGAAATATTAAAACAAAATGGAATTAAAGAGATAGATTGGAATCTATCCTAA
- the gatC gene encoding Asp-tRNA(Asn)/Glu-tRNA(Gln) amidotransferase subunit GatC, which produces MIIDDKLLEKLENLSAIKIDDDKKENIKSELSDILNFVENLNKLDIKENLNIQKFDTPLREDEVISSDVADLVLEEAPKESERFFIVPKIVE; this is translated from the coding sequence ATGATAATTGATGATAAATTACTAGAAAAATTAGAGAATCTTAGTGCAATAAAAATAGATGATGACAAAAAAGAAAATATTAAAAGCGAGCTAAGCGATATTTTAAATTTTGTTGAGAATCTAAACAAACTAGATATAAAAGAGAATCTAAATATACAAAAATTTGATACTCCACTTAGAGAAGATGAAGTGATTTCATCTGATGTTGCAGATTTGGTGTTAGAAGAAGCGCCAAAAGAGAGTGAAAGATTTTTCATCGTGCCAAAAATAGTTGAATAA
- a CDS encoding YebC/PmpR family DNA-binding transcriptional regulator, which translates to MGRAFEYRRASKEKRWDKMSKLFPKLAKAITLAAKDGGGDPDSNAKLRAAILNAKAQNLPKDNIEAAIKRASGKDAELSEIIYEAKAQFGVMMIIECASDNATRTIANIKSYCNKHNAQVIPNGSLDFMFDRKAVFQINANGLNLDDVELELIDYGLESLQKSDEGVFLYANYKDFGELGGALKNLNIEVLQSSLQYIPTSPIDLDDNQMVELEKLLDKIEDDDDVQNVYTNIN; encoded by the coding sequence ATGGGACGCGCCTTTGAATATAGAAGAGCAAGCAAAGAAAAAAGATGGGATAAGATGTCAAAGCTTTTTCCAAAACTCGCAAAAGCTATCACTCTAGCAGCAAAAGATGGTGGGGGAGACCCAGATAGTAATGCAAAACTTCGTGCCGCAATACTAAATGCAAAAGCACAGAATCTTCCAAAAGATAATATAGAAGCTGCGATAAAAAGAGCAAGTGGCAAGGATGCAGAACTTAGTGAAATAATATATGAGGCAAAAGCACAATTTGGTGTGATGATGATAATTGAATGTGCTAGCGATAATGCGACAAGGACGATAGCAAATATCAAAAGCTATTGCAATAAACACAACGCACAAGTGATACCAAATGGCTCACTAGATTTTATGTTTGATAGAAAAGCAGTGTTTCAAATCAATGCAAATGGGTTAAATCTCGATGATGTAGAATTAGAGCTTATTGATTATGGGCTAGAATCTTTACAAAAAAGCGATGAAGGTGTATTTTTGTATGCAAATTATAAAGATTTTGGCGAACTAGGTGGGGCATTAAAAAATCTAAATATAGAAGTTTTGCAATCTAGTTTGCAATATATCCCTACAAGTCCTATTGATTTAGATGATAATCAAATGGTAGAGCTAGAAAAATTGCTTGATAAAATTGAAGATGATGATGATGTGCAAAATGTATATACAAATATCAACTAA